TAATTTCTCGTTCGAATCGGTACCAGAACTGATTCGTTCCATAAACAAAGTCCTGACGTATTCCTTTGAAGAGGTGTATTGTTCTCATCAAGGGTACCTTAAGCACGGTAGAAAGTTGCTGGTGAAAAAAAGGGATTACCTTCTCCGCCTCCAGGAATCTGTCACGAAAGCTCATCTGGAAGGAAAATCAGCCAAGGAAATACGGAAAAACCTCCTGCCGAAAAACAAACTGTTTCAATACATCTCTTTCTTTGAAAATTCTCCTACACATACCGTCAAATCAATCATCAAAGAAATTTCCTAAATGAAAGATCCGTCCCTCTGTGAGGGACGGACCTTTCATTTACACATTTTCGACATGTGGAATGCTCCGCCTGATATCAAACTTGTTGATGATATCCAAGATTCTTGTCGCGATGAATTGACACGCTATGGCGAATAGAATGATTTTCAGATCCACTACGATCCCTGTTAAGAGTAATACACTGCCATTTATAGCGAATAACGTCTTCCCGGGTGAGTATCCTTTCAGCTTGGAAATGATCAGGGCTAAAATGTCCATGCCCCCGGAGGATGCACCCATCCTGAATAGGACTCCGACGCCGATTCCAAAAAGGATGCTTCCAATGAGAAGATCCACAAATACAAATGAAACAGTACCCGTCATCAATGGATCTGCCGCATCCACCACCACTGAAGTGACGGTTACGCAATACATGGTCCAGAAGGCATTTCCCTTCCCAAGCCACTTTATAGCTGCTCCCAATAAACACGCGTTCATAACCCATAAGGTATCCGCAAACGGGACATGCAGTAAATAGTTTAATAGCACACTCACACTTGCTGCACCACCGGAAGGGATGAAGTGGGGAAACAAAAACACGGCCATAGCCAAACCTTGTATGGTTGATGCCAACCCTAAAATGACTGCTTTTCTCAACACACCCATATGTACATTGCTCCCAATTCTGTAAGAACTCTATTTCATAGTCTAGTAGCTCTTTCCGGAATCTGCAACACCTAATTACTCATGGAAGCATTGAATCATTTACATATGAGAGAAACTGCTGTACATCATCCTAACTGCCCCTTCTTATCTGCCACCTTCCGTTCATGCTCAATCAACCATTTTTTCCGGTTAAGACCTCCCGCATAACCTGCTAAATCACCATTTGCCCTGATCACTCTGTGACAAGGTATGATGATGGCAAGCTGGTTACATCCATTTGCCCTTGCCACTGCACGTACGGCGTCAGGTTGATCGATATTTTGGGCGACCTCGGTATATGATCTTGTTTCCCCAATTGGAATTCTTTTTAGCTCACTCCATACTTTCCTTTGGAATGGAGATCCACTCATATGGATAGGAGTGGTAAACGCTGACAAGTTTCCGTTAAAGTAAGCGTCCAGTTCCTTTTCTATCGAACGAAGTGGTTCTGATGTGCCCGGAATGATGGCTGACTTTGTTTTATGTCTCAACCTTTCCACTTCCCGTTCCAGGCCCCGTCTGTCAACAAACTCTAATAAATGAAGTTCCTTTTCATCAGAAATCCCGATCATCGGCCCGAGTCTGGTATCGATCCACGCTGTTTTTAACACAGTATTATGTTCGGAACAAGCCGGAGCTGAACCCATTATTTTTGAAAAAGCGTCTCTAAATCCACTGGCTGATTCATAACCGGTTACATGTTGAGCGTCAATGACTTTGGCACCAGATCTGATTTCTTTCATGGCCAGCCCCATCCTGCGGGCTCTCGCATATTCAACAAATGTCATACCAAATCTTTTCTTAAATTGGCGCCGGGCAGTGGATGCATCAACCGATAATTGCTGAAAATCCTTATCCTTCCAACGCTTTTCCGGATTTTCCTCAACAGCCTCCACTAACATTTTCACCACTTCCGATACACTATTCGGGTGAGATAATGGTTTACATCTCTTACAAGGACGATAAGATGAAAGCAACGCTTGCTCTGCTGTCTCAAAGAATTCACAGTTCTCAAATTTCGGTTTTCTGGCTGGACAAGAAGGTCGGCAAAACACTCCGGTTGTTTTCACTCCTACGAAAAATACACCTTCATAATCCGCTCTCTTTTCTACCAATGCCTTATAATACTCTGTTTGCAATTTATGCGAAATCAACCTCTAGTCCCCCCTGCATCCTTTTCATAATCCTATTATACATTCATCCAAATCCGATGCAGCCGAAAATCAGGCATCGATTTTTTTAAAGGGACGGACCTCTGAATATTTCACTTAATAAGCAGGGATTCCCCCTCCCAATAGATAATCTATTACTATAACCAATTATTTAATCTAAGGAGTTTTTCATATGAACCTTTCCCCCGGACAATGGAAAAAGGCAAAAGATTATGTCCAACAGAATGCCAGACCCCTTGAACAGAAGTTATTCAACTATCACTTTGAAGAAGGAAGTAAGGACGAAGCCATTCATGAGTTATCTTGCTATCAAAATGAGGATGGGGGATTCGGCCGGTCAATCGAACCTGACTTTCGCCTGGACAGTTCCTCCCCGCTTGCTACCACCATTGGGTTACAAAAAGCAAAGGAATTAAAACTCACCGCCAGTCATCCTATCGTTCAAAAGGCGATGAATTATTTACAGAACGAATACAATGAAGAAAACGAAGGATGGAATGCTGTACCCGAAAAGGTCAATTCAGTGCCTCATGCACCATGGTGGCATTTTGATCTTGAGAGAGGTCATTGCGGCGTCCAAACGACTTGGGCAAATCCAAACGCGGAAATCGTAGGGTATTTCCATCGGTTTCAACCGGATCATCCCCGTCTTAAAGAATGGACGGAAAAGGCGATCATTGAACTTACTGGATTAGTCGAGCCAATCGACATGCATGATTTCCTCTGTTACGAGAAGTTATTAAATGAAGTGGAGGGGAAAAACAAATCCACTCTATTCAACATCCTCTCGACGAATGTGCGTAAAACGGTTTGCACGGATCCGGAGAGGTGGAATGAATATGTAGCAAAACCGCTTCAGGTAGCCAGTGAACCTTCATCACCCTTTTATGAGATATTGGAGGATGTTGTACAGATACAATTGGGGAAGGAGTTAGAATCGCAACATCATGACGGGTTCTGGCAGCCCACTTGGTCATGGTTCGGGCACTACGAAGAAACATGGCCTGATGCGGAAACGGAATGGAGGGGAATTTTGACCTTGGAAATGTTAAAAGTCTTCAAAGCGCATCATATGCTTGTGACGATTTGAAAGATAAGATTCGTCTATTGTATTCCACAAAAAAACTCCGAAAGACAACTGTCTTCCGGAGTTTTTCACCATCACATAAAATTCTTTTCGAACCATTTCTTCGCTTCATCCACCTCTTCCCGACGAAGCTCATGACCTCCATCTGTCCAGAACTCCGTAACGGAAGAATGGGCTTTTTTCAAGTTTTCAACCAGTTCCTTTGTTTCATTCATGGGAATGAGGGGATCCCGCTTACCGGCGCCAATAAAGACCGGGACACCAGATAAATCCGGCAGTTCGATCCCGCGTCTTGGTACCATGGCATGAAACAAAATTCCGGCTTTCAATGATTCTTTTATATGGTACATCATGCTTGCTGCTATATTTGCTCCATTGGAATAGCCCAAGGCTACCACATTTCCACGGTCAAATTCATAGTCATTCGCGCTTTCATCAATGAATTGCTTCAATTCATTGGTACGGAATACTAAATCCTCTTCATCAAAGACCCCTTCACGTAAGCGGGCAAAAAAACGGGCCATTCCATTCTCATCCACGTTCCCTTTCACACTTAAAACGGAGGCTTCCGGTGCAATCATTTCGGCAAGGGGAAGTAAATCACGTTCATCTCCCCCTGTACCATGCAACAATAAAAGTGTAGGGAGTTCATTGTTTCCTTGCTTAAAGATATGTTTCAAGAAATTGTCCTCCTTATTCTTTCGTATCCAATGGTTTTAACTTCGCTTCAATCGATTCTCTTTGGGCTTCGAAATATGGTGGAAGTGATAAATTTTGTCCTAATGTATCAAAGTCCTCATCCGTTTCAAAGCCTGGACCATCTGTTGCAAGTTCGAATAGAATACCATTTGGTTCACGGAAATAGAGGGAACGGAAATAGTAGCGCTCCACAAACCCTGAGTTCGGCAGGCGGTTTTCTGTAATCCAGTTTACCCATTTTTGCAACTCAGTTTCATCTTCAACCCGGAATGCTACGTGGTGGACGCTTCCTCTTCCCGGTCTTTCCACGGGAAGATCATTTCGTTCTTCAAGATACACTTCTCCACCTGTTCCGCCTTCTCCTGTTTCAAATACCCGGATGTCTGCCTGGCCTTCTATGTCTGATGGAAAGCTTCC
The DNA window shown above is from Rossellomorea vietnamensis and carries:
- a CDS encoding YitT family protein yields the protein MGVLRKAVILGLASTIQGLAMAVFLFPHFIPSGGAASVSVLLNYLLHVPFADTLWVMNACLLGAAIKWLGKGNAFWTMYCVTVTSVVVDAADPLMTGTVSFVFVDLLIGSILFGIGVGVLFRMGASSGGMDILALIISKLKGYSPGKTLFAINGSVLLLTGIVVDLKIILFAIACQFIATRILDIINKFDIRRSIPHVENV
- a CDS encoding bifunctional transcriptional activator/DNA repair enzyme AdaA — encoded protein: MISHKLQTEYYKALVEKRADYEGVFFVGVKTTGVFCRPSCPARKPKFENCEFFETAEQALLSSYRPCKRCKPLSHPNSVSEVVKMLVEAVEENPEKRWKDKDFQQLSVDASTARRQFKKRFGMTFVEYARARRMGLAMKEIRSGAKVIDAQHVTGYESASGFRDAFSKIMGSAPACSEHNTVLKTAWIDTRLGPMIGISDEKELHLLEFVDRRGLEREVERLRHKTKSAIIPGTSEPLRSIEKELDAYFNGNLSAFTTPIHMSGSPFQRKVWSELKRIPIGETRSYTEVAQNIDQPDAVRAVARANGCNQLAIIIPCHRVIRANGDLAGYAGGLNRKKWLIEHERKVADKKGQLG
- a CDS encoding alpha/beta hydrolase, which produces MKHIFKQGNNELPTLLLLHGTGGDERDLLPLAEMIAPEASVLSVKGNVDENGMARFFARLREGVFDEEDLVFRTNELKQFIDESANDYEFDRGNVVALGYSNGANIAASMMYHIKESLKAGILFHAMVPRRGIELPDLSGVPVFIGAGKRDPLIPMNETKELVENLKKAHSSVTEFWTDGGHELRREEVDEAKKWFEKNFM